Part of the Paramagnetospirillum magnetotacticum MS-1 genome, AAGCTCCCATGGCATTGGGCGCTGGGAACGCAACCTTCCGTCCATCTAGCATCGCCACATTGGTCAGGCCAGTGCCTTTCGCCACAACAACAACGCCATACAGATCGTTTTCCACGTCGCGGACAATGGCCTGATAGCCCTGGCGGCGATGGGCGACTACGTAATGATAGGGGTTCATATAGGCGAAGTCATAAGCCCCGGCATTGAGGGCTTTTTCAAAGGCGGGAATGGTCGGTTCCATCACCAGATGAAAGCGAAAGCCCGTCATGGGCTCAAGCCGCTCGATAATTGGGCGCCAAATGGCCTCGATGCGCCGATGATCGAACTGGGGCACGACCGAGATACTGTATGTCGGAGCATCGCCTGCCCGTGCTTCCGAATACAAGGCCGTCACGGCGAGCATCAAGATGGCAACTGCTTTGCGATAACCCGGCATAACCCTCTCCTGACTTAGTTAGTCCTGGGCCTCGAGGCAAAGCGGCGCACCATGATGGGCTCCTTCAGCCGCGCCATCGCGTTGATGTTTTGCAGTCTCAGAAACAGCAGATCACTGATGGTTTCACCGGCGGCAAGTACCAGCCGTCCACTCTCGAGCGTCAGATCGCTTACCAAGACATCACCTGCGCAAATGCCAGTTGCGGGAACGGCAATGCGGATTTCAGCCCCGTCATCAGACTGACCGCTAGGGGTTAAAAGACAGGCCCCAACTGCGGCAAGAACAGCGAGATCATATCCGCCCTCCTTTTCGAGCGCGACAAGGGCCTCCTTGGACGGATTAGCTCCAGCTATCCGATCCAAATTGAGCAGTACTTTGAGAATCCGCCCAGGCAGAGTGGCCAGGGAGCGTTGATCAAAATCACGTTCTCCCCCGGCGGAGAATTGTACGGCCCGAGCGACTGGCTCAAGGCGGGGAATCTTCTTGATAAGGGCCGCTCCGACGGCAGGAACGCGGTGGATCATCTCTTGTTCCATCGCAGAAAGATGCTGGCCTGCATGATGCCGAGCAAGCACTTCGGGAGGAACTGCAATGGCTCCCAGTTGAGACAACTCCGCCGCCATTTCTACAACCCACGCATCACCAAGCTTCATATGACGGGCAATCTCTACGGCCCAACCATGAATACGTCGGGAACGGTGAAAAATATCCGGGGCCACCAGCGACAGAACATCACTCAGTAAGGAAATGCTACCGGCCAAAGTTCCTTCCAGAAGAGCTCGCTCCCCCTGAATTAACTGGTGCTGGCGGATAGCCGCTTCGATGCCGTCGATAAGCGTCGCCATAGGGCACGGCTTGTTGAAGAAACGAAAAATCCTCCCGTCATTGATGGCATTGATAGCTGTCTTCTGGTCCGCATTGCCGGTCAGCATGATCCTAACCGTATCTGGCGATATCTCCTGAAGCCGACGGAGGACCTCAACACCGTCCATACCGGGCATGCGCATGTCGCAAACGGCGACCGCAAAAGGTCCAGAATTCTGGGCAAGGCCCAATGCCTCAATACCGCCCTCAGCAGTCATCAGATCAAACTTTTGCCCGAGGTGGCGGCGCAGGCCTGCCAGCAGGTTGACGTCGTCATCGACGATCAAAATCTTTTCGGCCAGCCTCATGTTTCGTACTCCTCACGTGCGCGCTCGGCGACGGCAATCCAATCCTCAACTCTGGAAACAGCGCCAGTTTTTTGCAAAAACACCATATCCAGCCCATTGATCCATTCGGCCTTTTCCGCTTTGCCTGAGGGCGGAGGTTTCACCAGATGCTGAGCCGCATGCACGGCGGTAATGGCCCCCATAGTGTGGGGAGAGAAAAACTCGCAGCGACTTGGTTCGTGATGAAAAAGTACCGCCTCAACGACCGGATCAGTAAAACCCCACAGCCCCAGAAGTGCCGCCCCCAATTCTGCATGACATGCTCCCAGCGCGTTCCGTTCCGCCGCTACGATGCCACCGCCTGAGCGGTCCAGCGTATTACGTAGATCGGCTATTTGGACTGGACATTTAGCAAATAAAAGCAGGGATCCAACATGGGATAGCATCCCGGCGCATTGAATGAGATCAATTTCATGCGGGTCAAGGCGGTCGCTTTCAGCGACCCTGCGCGCCAAAAGCCCGATCTGTAGGCTTCTTTTTTGCAATTGCTTGACGGCAAGGCAGTCAATTCCGGTACAACTGAACGACTCGAACACGGTCCCGAGGACGGTCAAGGTTCGAACCATTTCGAAACCAAGTAACTTCACGGCCTGCATTACATCCGAAATGGATGACGGCAGATAGAAAAATCCGGAATTGGTCAGCTTAAGCAAATTGACTGTCAGCCCAGTGTCCGATGAGATAATCCGCGCGACTTCGGCAGTCGATCCGTCTTGAGACTGCAGCGCACTGAACAAGTCCGTCAAAGCTTTTGGGAGGGCCGGAATGGAGGTCGCCCCTCCCACCAGGGCCATCAAATCTGCTGATCGAATAATCTGGCGCACGCCCAAGGAGCGCCTAATCGCCTCAGCCAGAGCATGAGGGGTGCAGGGCTTGACAAAGTACTGATGTGCCGGGCCAATGGTACGAAAGATTGCTTCGCGTTCAGAAAAGCCGGATAAAATTATTCGAACTGCTTCAGGCTGTATCGTTCTGACTCGGTCCAACAGTGTTGCCCCATCCATTCCAGGCATGCGCATATCGCTGACCACTACAGCTACTCGCTCCCGAGCAAGAATTTCGAGAGCTTCTGCGCCACTGGTGGCAAACACCTGATTCCATTCATTGCGTTGGCCATAAAGGCTTCTGCGTAAGCCGTCCAAGACGCTTTTCTCATCATCGACAAACAGAACGGTGGGAAGGGATGTGGTCATGAACCTTATCCTTACGATAAACTAGCGTCTTCAGACGAGGCTGCGGGTATTTCAATAGGCAGGCGGATCCGGAAGCACGCTCCTGACCCGGGTTCGGACTCTGCGGTGATCTGGCCCCCATGGCGATGAATGATTGCTTTGGTAATCGCCAGTCCTTGCCCCGTTCCCTGGCCAGGAGCTTTAGTGGTGAAAAACAGCTCAAAGATCTGCTTGAGATTTTCCGGCTCGATCCCGACTCCAGAATCCCTGACGGTTAATTCGACGCCATCACCCAAACTCTGTGTCTTCACTTTGATCCGGCCTAGAGATGAAGAGCCAAGTTCCGCTATGGCATGCGTGGCGTTAACCAGCAGATTAACAAGCACTTGGTTGATCTCGCCTTCGATGGCAGAAATTTTCGGCAGGTCAGGGTCTAAATCAAATTCCAACTCTGCCACATATTTCCATTGATTCCGGGTGACTGTGGCAACCACGTCAATCAGGTGATTGAGATCGATGGGATGCGGCAGTTTAGAACTGGGATATGAGAATTCCTTGATAGCCTGAACAATCTTGGCGATGCGAAGTGTCCCATCCTGGGCCTGTGCCGCGGCAGCGGGCAACTCGGCCTTGAGAAAGTCCAGGTCAAGGCCGTCTAGATTTTTTGTCACGGCGACCAAATCGCCTTCCGTTGATTTTGCAGCCTTCACGCTCTCGGCCAGATCAAGGAGGCTTGAAATTCCGTCACTCATAAAGGCGATATTGTCACTGACATATTGGGTCGGCGTATTGATCTCGTGGGCAATGCCGCCGGCAAGGGTGCCAAGGGCTTCCATTCTGTCCGACTCCGCAATCCGCTCGATCATGGCCGCTCGCTCTTGCTCGGCGATGATCCGGTCGGTGATGTCCTGAAGCGTCATGACGACCATCGCGGGGGCGGCGGAGTCTCTGCTGACCTCGCCCAGAACGTGGAGTGTCCGCGCCCCAATCCGCAATTCGAGTTCAAAGCAGGATCCCGACCTTCTCGAAAGCAGGTCCATAAGCCTGCCCCTGTCGTCGGATGCGACATTGAAAAACACATCCTCCTCCGACCCAGACTTCCGGGCGGGATCAATCCCCAGCATGTCCTGGGTGCCCTCGCCAAGCAAATAATCGCCAGTGATCAGGTTCAACTCGATGAACCCAAGCCTTGCGATGCGGTGTGCCTCGCTTAGTTGCTGCTTCGACCTAGCGATTTCCCTGACCAGCTGGGCCGAGTTGTTTGCCTTCTTAGTCAGACCGAATAGCCGCCACAACAACCAGACCGAACCGACCGACAACAGCAAAAATGCCGAGACGATAACAACGGCTTTAGTGACATCTGAGTGCCATTGGGCAAGGTAATCTTCTGTTCCCATCCCAACGACGAGATGGAACGGTGCCGCCGACAGGCGGCGATAGGCGTTGAGCCGTTCGACCCCGTCGCCGGTACGCTGTGTATGAAAGGACCTGGCCTGATCGCCCGAGGCGATGGCCTGCGCCAATTCGTCAGAAAAAACCTTGGTGCCGATCTGCTGGGATGGAGACGAACTGGCCGGATACCGGGTGATCATGCCCGTATCGCCGTCGCGCAACAGAGCGACACCATTTACCCCAAGTCTCGCCGCTGACAGCAGGCTATTGAAGTAATCAATATTGACTGTCGCGGATATCACGCCAGCGAAACTACCGTCTTGGCTGTTGTAGCGCCGTGACAGCGAGATACCCCATTCATGGTCGATACGCGTCAATATGGGATTGCTGACAAAAAGTCCGGAACGGCTATTCTCGCGGTGCACAATGAAGTGGTCACGATCGGAAATGGATGTTGATTCAGAGGGGAAGGTGCCGGAACCATACAAGATGGTGCCGTGCTCATCAGTTACGCGAAAATTGGCTAAACCCGAAAGCCAGGATTTTCGGTTGTCCAGAAAAATTTTGGCTTCCCGGTCCTCGATGCGCCCTTTTACTCGAAGTTCGTGCTCCAGCCAGTCCTCAATCTCGTGGAGGGTCAGGTCAATTTTACTGACTGATTCCGAAATATTGTGATCGAGCAGGAGAGCCGTACTTTCCACCGTGGCGCGGATCTCTCTTTCCTGAAGATTCCTCGTGGCGTTCAGGCCATAGGAGAGCAGCCCAACAACGGTGATGTCGACCGCCATCGTAATCAAGATCAGAGCAGCCATTACCGACCGGGACAACGTCACACTGGCGGCAATACGCTGTCGCCAGCTTGGAGACGATTTCGCAATCTCGCCCCCACCGTCTTTTCTCGCGACAAAGCGGGCGTAGTCTTTGTCACTGTTCTCGATATGAGAGCACAGCCAATTGCTGATGAAATTGAGCTCGCCGATCTCCAATTCATGCTTGTCATTGCTGTCGGCGCTGGCGACCAGGGCGTCCAATTGTATAAGCAGCTTTTGATGTTCGAGAACATGCTCGCCGAACCGCGGATACCCCCATTCCTCCAACAGGGATTCCTCGTGGCGGAGGTGATTTCGCATCGTCTCGGACACACGATGAATTGCATCAGCGGTGGCTTGCTTGTCACTGCACCGTTCCGTAGCCGCCCAGAGATCATTAAGAACGCCAAACAACGCCTGGTGTTCGGCATCAATTTCTGGAATCTGAACGCTGTATTGGGGGGCCCAGTGGAGAAGAGCCATCAGGATTGTCCTCGGAAATGATTAGATCTGTCCTTAGTCGGGTCTGAAAGTGACCCGCTTCCAATGATCCAGCTACTCCCATATGGGACTTATCAAGCCGCAGGTGACGATGGCCATAATGCCCCATGATCGCCGATAGGCGTGGCAGCCCGTCTTCTAAAGGACCCCATCATATGAACGCCCAGTCCCAGCCTAATTCGACTGCCTCCATGGGCCCCGGAAGTATGAAATCCCCATCGGTCGAGTTCTTAGGGCAAGACCGACGGCGCCACAGCCGCAGAATCGGTGATGGAATGGTTGTCATTATCGATAATCGGATATTCCCAATCTTCGACATCTCAGTTTCGGGCATCCGATTTCAGGGAGATGGCCGACAAGTGGGGGATATCATCAGGTTCCGGCTTGCTTGCCTTCAGAACATGAACGATTTTGTCGATTGTAAAATAATCGTGCGCGTTGCCGATGAAAACTCGATTAGAGCGGAGTTCAGGCCAACTTTTCGTCTTATGAAATTTTTACTTGGGCACTTTAGCGAGATCAATGGGCCTCGGCCACTGTTCTTTAGATAAAGACACAAGCAACTCGTAAGGCCGCAAATAATGCAAAAACCAAGCTTATTATTCGTTGACGATGAGCCGAACATTTTGTCGGCCATCCATCGCATCCTCAATCCGCACAGAGATAAATGGGATATAAATTTTGCCAGCGGCGGAGATGATGCTCTAGATTTTATGGCCAACAACATCGTCAATGTCATCGTCACTGACATGGCCATGCCTGAAATGGATGGGAAAAAACTAATCTACCGGCTTCACGAGTTGTTCCCCGACACGATTCCAATTGTTTTGTCCGGGCACTGGGATATCGCCACATCGCTGCGTGAACTTGGGCCCAATGTTCGTTTCCTCAGCAAGCCTATTAATCATGACCTGCTGGTCTGGGCGCTTAAAGACGCAGTCACTGACGCGCGCTTGTCACCCTCCATGCTTCTAGAGATCCCACAGTCACCACCAAGCGTCCAGGATCCGCTTTCAAAGAACTTGGACGCCCCCTATTCCAGCAGTTGGATATCCGTCGCCCCAAATGCAGACTGAATGCTCTGTCTCTAAAAGTAGCCGAGGATCATCCTGACAACATCAGATTGACGAGTTGCCCCGGTCTTGAGAAAGACCCTCTTGAGATAGTTCCGGGCAGTTCCAACGGCGATGCCCGAGACGGCTGCCGCCTCCTCCAATGAGCAACCCAACACGAGTGAATGGGCAATCCGTGCCTCTGCGGGGGTCAGGCCGAACAGTGTCGACAATTGCTCAGCCCCAGGAATGTTTTTGCTGAGGGGGTCGCGGAGATAAACGCTCACTTGGGCATCGTTCGCCTGACTGTTTGGCGCGCGACTGACTGTTGCGGATAAGGATGAACCAAGATTAGGGCGTTCGATCAGGATCGTCCCACCGCCACCACCTTTGGATGTGCCGCGAATTAAGTCATGAAATTGGGCGGTCTCCTCTATGGCCGCTAGGCGAAGAATCCGGTCCGCACCGACATACAGACCATCGGCAGCTGCGCATAAGTGCGCCGCCACGCTATTCATAAACAGAACATGGGCCTTGCTGTCTAGAACGAGAACTCCGACTGCAAGGGAGTCTAGCGCTATTCTTTCCGGAGATGAGCCCAAAAGGGATTGCGCCTTGCTCTGGTCATCTAAGGCGGCCGCAATGCCCTCCACCAGCAAAGGCTTTGGGCAGGGCTTGGGAAAAAACCTAAAAATCTCGGCACGATTAATGGCCTCTACGGCCACCCCCATGTCCGAAACGCCGGTTAGCATTATGTAAGTGGATCGCGGGGAAACCTGCTTCATCTTCACCACAAGCTCAATCCCATTGAGGCCGGGCATCATCATGTCAACAACAACGACGTTGAACGGTTGGGACCTAAAGAGTTCAAGAGCCCTCTCAGGGGAGTCGCAAAATGTCAAATCCCAGCGAAAATATTCTGTCGCTAAATTTCTTGATAGAGCCTCTAGGACATGGCCCTCATCATCAACAAATATAATGGATGGCTTGCCAGTCATTTTAGGCACTCACCTTGATGTGGTGACGTTTTGTGGCCGATCTCTCCCCTCCTCTGGTCAATGACTAAAGTAAAAACTTATCTCCCGAGAGACCCCCGGCTACTTTTGGGCAGTGTGAAGTTGAAGATTGTCCCGCCAGATGGATTCGCCTCATACCAGATCCTGCCCCCGTGATGGTGCACGATCCGCTTGCAAATTGCCAGCCCGACACCGTGGCCAGTATAATGGCCGTGCCCATGAAGGCGCCGGAACATGTCAAAGATATTGTGGTCAGTTTCTTCGACACCTATACCATTATCGGCTACTTTAAATACCATAACACCTTCGACTTCTGTGTGGAAAATGCGCACGTGAGGAATTGACATCGGAAGGCTGAACTTGATGGCGTTTTCAATAAGGTGCCGTAATAACTGAACAATAGCCCGTTCACTGCCGAAAACAGAAGGAAGCGCGGACACTTCCACCAGTGCGCAGGAATCAGAAATGTCACTCATCAGCGGCTCCAAGGCCAGTGCACAAGCCCGCCCCATGTTAACATCAGCAAATGCCGTGTGGTCGGTAGCGATCTGGGTGTAGGCCAAAAAGCCTCCGGTTAGAGCATCCATTCGATTGACGCCGCTAACGATGAATTGGACATACTCCGCAGCCTCACCGCTTAAGGACGGAGCATGGTGCCGATCCAGCAACTGAGCATAGGAAATGACTTGGCGAAGCGGTTCTCGCAGGTCGTGGGCCGCGATAAAGCTCAATCTCTCCAGTTCTTGTTTGGCCTCAGTCAAGTCCACCACCAACTGACGCAGCATGGCATTGTTACGCGAAAGAGCTTTTGCATTGGCCTTCTCCGCCTCTTCCATCGCCTTACGTGAGCCGATTGCCAGATCGATCCCTTCGATCAGGACGGGAATGGGGCATGGCTTAGTGAAGAAGCGAAAAACCTTGCCTTCGTTGATAGCCGCCACTGCCGTCTCCTGATCGCTATTCCCAGTCAACAGTATGCGAATGATATCGGGATGCCGTATCTGGAGCTCGTGCAGCAACTCAAGTCCGGTGATTTGCGGCATGGTCTGGTCGGTCACCACCACATCAACTGCCCGTCTTCCGATGATCTCTAGCGCCTCAACGCCGCTATGGGAGAATATCATGGTCCAATGTTTGTCATATTCGCGGAGCTTGCGCCTCAAGGCATCAAGCACATTCGGCTCGTCATCAATGAATAATATCGTTGGATTGTCGTATTCCATGGTAATTTCTATTTATTCCCTTGCGGCGCTCGGCAAAGTTCATTCCCCGAGCT contains:
- a CDS encoding phosphate/phosphite/phosphonate ABC transporter substrate-binding protein, giving the protein MPGYRKAVAILMLAVTALYSEARAGDAPTYSISVVPQFDHRRIEAIWRPIIERLEPMTGFRFHLVMEPTIPAFEKALNAGAYDFAYMNPYHYVVAHRRQGYQAIVRDVENDLYGVVVVAKGTGLTNVAMLDGRKVAFPAPNAMGASLIPRAEFVRKFHIKISEVYVKSHDSAYLNVLLGQTDAAGGIRATFDQLKPEIRDGLTIIHETDRFPPHPLAAHPRVPAAAVLRVQKALLELGQDRQGVRLLADVPIKLVGPASDQEYETLRHLGLEAFYVDQ
- a CDS encoding HD domain-containing phosphohydrolase, producing MRLAEKILIVDDDVNLLAGLRRHLGQKFDLMTAEGGIEALGLAQNSGPFAVAVCDMRMPGMDGVEVLRRLQEISPDTVRIMLTGNADQKTAINAINDGRIFRFFNKPCPMATLIDGIEAAIRQHQLIQGERALLEGTLAGSISLLSDVLSLVAPDIFHRSRRIHGWAVEIARHMKLGDAWVVEMAAELSQLGAIAVPPEVLARHHAGQHLSAMEQEMIHRVPAVGAALIKKIPRLEPVARAVQFSAGGERDFDQRSLATLPGRILKVLLNLDRIAGANPSKEALVALEKEGGYDLAVLAAVGACLLTPSGQSDDGAEIRIAVPATGICAGDVLVSDLTLESGRLVLAAGETISDLLFLRLQNINAMARLKEPIMVRRFASRPRTN
- a CDS encoding HDOD domain-containing protein; the encoded protein is MTTSLPTVLFVDDEKSVLDGLRRSLYGQRNEWNQVFATSGAEALEILARERVAVVVSDMRMPGMDGATLLDRVRTIQPEAVRIILSGFSEREAIFRTIGPAHQYFVKPCTPHALAEAIRRSLGVRQIIRSADLMALVGGATSIPALPKALTDLFSALQSQDGSTAEVARIISSDTGLTVNLLKLTNSGFFYLPSSISDVMQAVKLLGFEMVRTLTVLGTVFESFSCTGIDCLAVKQLQKRSLQIGLLARRVAESDRLDPHEIDLIQCAGMLSHVGSLLLFAKCPVQIADLRNTLDRSGGGIVAAERNALGACHAELGAALLGLWGFTDPVVEAVLFHHEPSRCEFFSPHTMGAITAVHAAQHLVKPPPSGKAEKAEWINGLDMVFLQKTGAVSRVEDWIAVAERAREEYET
- a CDS encoding bacteriohemerythrin, whose amino-acid sequence is MALLHWAPQYSVQIPEIDAEHQALFGVLNDLWAATERCSDKQATADAIHRVSETMRNHLRHEESLLEEWGYPRFGEHVLEHQKLLIQLDALVASADSNDKHELEIGELNFISNWLCSHIENSDKDYARFVARKDGGGEIAKSSPSWRQRIAASVTLSRSVMAALILITMAVDITVVGLLSYGLNATRNLQEREIRATVESTALLLDHNISESVSKIDLTLHEIEDWLEHELRVKGRIEDREAKIFLDNRKSWLSGLANFRVTDEHGTILYGSGTFPSESTSISDRDHFIVHRENSRSGLFVSNPILTRIDHEWGISLSRRYNSQDGSFAGVISATVNIDYFNSLLSAARLGVNGVALLRDGDTGMITRYPASSSPSQQIGTKVFSDELAQAIASGDQARSFHTQRTGDGVERLNAYRRLSAAPFHLVVGMGTEDYLAQWHSDVTKAVVIVSAFLLLSVGSVWLLWRLFGLTKKANNSAQLVREIARSKQQLSEAHRIARLGFIELNLITGDYLLGEGTQDMLGIDPARKSGSEEDVFFNVASDDRGRLMDLLSRRSGSCFELELRIGARTLHVLGEVSRDSAAPAMVVMTLQDITDRIIAEQERAAMIERIAESDRMEALGTLAGGIAHEINTPTQYVSDNIAFMSDGISSLLDLAESVKAAKSTEGDLVAVTKNLDGLDLDFLKAELPAAAAQAQDGTLRIAKIVQAIKEFSYPSSKLPHPIDLNHLIDVVATVTRNQWKYVAELEFDLDPDLPKISAIEGEINQVLVNLLVNATHAIAELGSSSLGRIKVKTQSLGDGVELTVRDSGVGIEPENLKQIFELFFTTKAPGQGTGQGLAITKAIIHRHGGQITAESEPGSGACFRIRLPIEIPAASSEDASLS
- a CDS encoding response regulator — protein: MQKPSLLFVDDEPNILSAIHRILNPHRDKWDINFASGGDDALDFMANNIVNVIVTDMAMPEMDGKKLIYRLHELFPDTIPIVLSGHWDIATSLRELGPNVRFLSKPINHDLLVWALKDAVTDARLSPSMLLEIPQSPPSVQDPLSKNLDAPYSSSWISVAPNAD
- a CDS encoding DNA-binding response regulator — protein: MTGKPSIIFVDDEGHVLEALSRNLATEYFRWDLTFCDSPERALELFRSQPFNVVVVDMMMPGLNGIELVVKMKQVSPRSTYIMLTGVSDMGVAVEAINRAEIFRFFPKPCPKPLLVEGIAAALDDQSKAQSLLGSSPERIALDSLAVGVLVLDSKAHVLFMNSVAAHLCAAADGLYVGADRILRLAAIEETAQFHDLIRGTSKGGGGGTILIERPNLGSSLSATVSRAPNSQANDAQVSVYLRDPLSKNIPGAEQLSTLFGLTPAEARIAHSLVLGCSLEEAAAVSGIAVGTARNYLKRVFLKTGATRQSDVVRMILGYF
- a CDS encoding ATP-binding protein; the encoded protein is MEYDNPTILFIDDEPNVLDALRRKLREYDKHWTMIFSHSGVEALEIIGRRAVDVVVTDQTMPQITGLELLHELQIRHPDIIRILLTGNSDQETAVAAINEGKVFRFFTKPCPIPVLIEGIDLAIGSRKAMEEAEKANAKALSRNNAMLRQLVVDLTEAKQELERLSFIAAHDLREPLRQVISYAQLLDRHHAPSLSGEAAEYVQFIVSGVNRMDALTGGFLAYTQIATDHTAFADVNMGRACALALEPLMSDISDSCALVEVSALPSVFGSERAIVQLLRHLIENAIKFSLPMSIPHVRIFHTEVEGVMVFKVADNGIGVEETDHNIFDMFRRLHGHGHYTGHGVGLAICKRIVHHHGGRIWYEANPSGGTIFNFTLPKSSRGSLGR